The Fundulus heteroclitus isolate FHET01 chromosome 13, MU-UCD_Fhet_4.1, whole genome shotgun sequence genome contains a region encoding:
- the psmd12 gene encoding 26S proteasome non-ATPase regulatory subunit 12 has protein sequence MSEERSERSDGKVVKMEIDYSSTVDQRLPECEKMAKDGKLQEAIESLLSLEKQTRTASDMVSTSRILVAVVQMCYEAKDWDALNENIMLLTKRRSQLKQAVAKMVQECYKYVDAVTDLTIKLRLIDTLRTVTAGKIYVEIERARLTKTLANIKEQNGDVKEAAAILQELQVETYGSMEKKEKVEFILEQMRLCIAVKDYIRTQIISKKINTKFFQEEGTEELKLKYYNLMIQVDQHEGSYLSICKHYKAIYDTPCILEDSSKWQQALKSVVLYVILSPFDNEQSDLVHRISADKKLEEIPKYKDLLKQFTTMELMRWASLVEDYGKELREGSPDSPATDVFSYSEEGEKRWKDLKNRVVEHNIRIMAKYYTRITMKRMAGLLDLSVDESEEFLSSLVVNKTIYAKVDRLAGIINFQRPKDPNDLLNDWSQKLNSLMSLVNKTTHLIAKEEMIHNLQ, from the exons ATGTCTGAGGAGCGATCAGAAAGGTCCGATGGGAAGGTTGTGAAGATGGAGATAGACTACAGTTCCACTGTAGACCAGAGGCTCCCGGAGTGCGAAAAAATGGCCAAA GACGGGAAGTTACAAGAGGCAATCGAGAGTTTGTTGTCACTGGAGAAACAGACTAGAACA GCGTCAGACATGGTGTCTACATCCAGAATCCTTGTGGCTGTGGTCCAGATGTGTTACGAGGCAAAGGATTGGGACGCTCTGAATGAAAACATCATGTTACTCACCAAACGCAGGAGTCAGCTCAAACAG GCTGTCGCCAAAATGGTGCAAGAATGCTACAAGTATGTGGATGCAGTGACTGATCTGACCATCAAGCTGAGACTTATTGACACCCTTCGCACTGTGACTGCTGGCAAG ATCTATGTAGAGATCGAGCGCGCGAGGCTAACAAAGACCCTGGCGAACATCAAAGAGCAGAACGGAGACGTCAAAGAGGCCGCGGCGattctgcaggagctgcag GTGGAGACGTATGGCTCCATGGAGAAGAAGGAGAAGGTGGAGTTTATCTTGGAACAGATGAGGCTTTGCATCGCTGTCAAAGATTATATCCGCACCCAGATCATCAGCAAAAAGATAAACACCAAGTTCTTTCAGGAGGAAGGGACCGAG GAGCTGAAGTTAAAGTATTACAACCTGATGATTCAGGTGGACCAGCACGAGGGCTCCTACCTGTCAATATGCAAGCACTACAAGGCCATTTATGACACCCCCTGCATCTTGGAGGACAGCAGCAAGTGGCAGCAG GCCCTGAAGAGCGTGGTGCTGTACGTGATCCTGTCTCCTTTTGACAACGAACAGTCGGACCTCGTGCACAGAATCAGCGCTGACAAGAAATTGGAAGAAATCCCTAAATACAA GGACCTTCTGAAGCAGTTTACCACTATGGAGCTGATGCGCTGGGCCTCCCTGGTGGAGGACTATGGGAAGGAGCTGAGAGAAGGCTCGCCTGACAGCCCGGCAACAGACGTCTTTTCATATTCAGAGGAGGGCGAGAAAAGGTGGAAGGATCTGAAGAACAGGGTGGTGGAACAT AACATCCGAATAATGGCCAAATATTACACTAGAATCACAATGAAACGGATGGCTGGACTGCTTGACCTCTCTGTTGAT GAGTCGGAGGAGTTCCTCTCCAGCCTAGTTGTAAACAAGACCATCTACGCCAAGGTTGACCGGCTCGCTGGCATCATCAACTTCCAGCGGCCCAAAGACCCCAACGACCTGCTCAACGACTGGTCGCAGAAGCTCAACTCCCTCATGTCCCTGGTCAACAAGACCACACATCTCATTGCCAAGGAGGAGATGATCCACAACTTGCAGTGA